Proteins from a single region of Pirellulales bacterium:
- the tnpB gene encoding IS66 family insertion sequence element accessory protein TnpB (TnpB, as the term is used for proteins encoded by IS66 family insertion elements, is considered an accessory protein, since TnpC, encoded by a neighboring gene, is a DDE family transposase.), whose product MIGPQQQHGAAQIWIATAAVDMRKSFDGLAEVVRAFLGQDPLSGNLFVFRNKAGHRVKILWWDRDGLAIYYKRLERGAFCFPSSKESAVAVDRGELLRLLSGLEIVARRAG is encoded by the coding sequence ATGATCGGTCCGCAACAACAACACGGCGCCGCGCAGATTTGGATCGCCACGGCGGCGGTCGATATGCGAAAGAGCTTCGATGGGCTGGCGGAAGTCGTGCGCGCGTTCCTGGGTCAGGATCCGCTCTCCGGCAATTTGTTCGTGTTCCGCAACAAGGCGGGACATCGAGTGAAGATTCTGTGGTGGGACCGCGACGGCCTGGCCATTTATTACAAGCGGCTGGAACGCGGGGCGTTCTGCTTTCCGTCAAGCAAGGAGAGCGCGGTCGCCGTCGACCGCGGGGAATTGCTGCGGCTGCTCAGCGGGCTGGAGATCGTCGCGCGGCGGGCGGGTTAG
- a CDS encoding IS66 family transposase produces MERIGIEHDLAPEEKPCPACGNERHRIGAEVAEQLEYFPANFKVLKHVRHKYACGKCEHDGYNPHIATAAKPPQPIDKGLPGPGLLAYVVTSKLGDHLPLYRLENIFRRQRVEVSRSTMCAWMAAAGELVKPLVALMIARIKRSRVVHTDDTTVPIQSPGAVLAGARPGKQSGGQCRKGRIWCYLGDEANPYTAYDYTPNRKRDGPASWLRGFAGYLQADAYGGYDGIFSGGAVTEVACWAHARRKFYDAQDSDGRRAAQMLALIRELYAVERELKEQSVDEAAILAVRRERSVPQLERIKTWLDAEGEVVLPRSPMGEAIRYAKNQWTALNVYVTQDFLSIDNNAAERALKRVAIGRKNWLFAGHDAAAANHARLWTLLASAERHSLDPQRYLTSVLAKLPLLGPEPSPADLAQFLPDVWKREDAADS; encoded by the coding sequence TTGGAGCGGATCGGGATCGAGCACGACCTGGCGCCGGAAGAGAAGCCTTGCCCCGCCTGCGGCAACGAGCGCCATCGGATCGGCGCCGAGGTGGCCGAGCAACTCGAATACTTCCCGGCCAATTTTAAAGTGCTCAAGCACGTGCGGCACAAGTACGCCTGTGGGAAGTGCGAGCACGACGGCTACAACCCGCACATCGCCACGGCCGCGAAGCCGCCGCAACCGATCGACAAAGGACTGCCCGGCCCAGGCCTGTTGGCCTACGTGGTGACGAGCAAGCTGGGCGACCATTTGCCGCTGTACCGCTTGGAAAACATCTTCCGGCGGCAGCGAGTCGAGGTCTCCCGCAGCACGATGTGCGCCTGGATGGCCGCGGCGGGCGAGTTGGTGAAGCCGCTCGTCGCGCTGATGATTGCCCGGATCAAGCGATCGCGCGTGGTGCACACCGACGACACGACCGTGCCGATTCAATCGCCCGGGGCCGTGTTGGCTGGCGCCCGACCTGGCAAGCAGTCGGGCGGCCAATGCCGCAAGGGGCGCATCTGGTGCTACCTCGGCGACGAAGCGAACCCCTACACGGCCTACGACTACACGCCCAACCGCAAGCGCGACGGCCCGGCGAGTTGGCTGCGGGGATTCGCCGGCTACCTGCAAGCCGACGCTTACGGCGGCTACGACGGCATCTTCTCGGGCGGCGCAGTGACCGAAGTCGCTTGCTGGGCGCACGCGCGCCGCAAGTTCTACGACGCGCAGGACAGCGACGGCCGGCGGGCGGCGCAGATGCTCGCGCTCATCCGCGAGCTATACGCGGTCGAGCGCGAGCTGAAAGAGCAGTCGGTCGATGAAGCGGCGATTCTCGCAGTGCGCCGCGAGCGGAGCGTCCCGCAACTTGAGCGAATCAAGACGTGGCTCGACGCCGAGGGCGAAGTCGTCCTCCCGCGCAGCCCAATGGGCGAGGCGATCCGTTACGCCAAGAACCAGTGGACGGCTCTGAACGTCTACGTCACGCAGGACTTCCTCAGCATCGACAACAACGCGGCCGAGCGGGCCTTGAAGCGGGTGGCCATCGGCCGCAAGAACTGGCTCTTCGCCGGGCACGACGCCGCGGCCGCCAACCACGCCCGCCTGTGGACCCTCCTTGCCAGCGCCGAGCGGCACAGCCTTGACCCGCAGCGTTACCTGACCAGCGTCCTGGCCAAGCTCCCGCTGCTGGGCCCAGAGCCCTCGCCGGCCGATCTCGCCCAGTTCCTGCCCGACGTGTGGAAGCGGGAGGATGCGGCGGATTCTTAA
- a CDS encoding RHS repeat-associated core domain-containing protein: protein MDNSSGQKTTEVDLTYDMYGDLIGRTVKSYSGGTLTSTTASESVYDLATGQLDLTFNGSGSLTNRYLYGPVVDQVLAQEDVSSVSTPGTTLWLASDNQGSIDDVWEYGVGLVDQISYSDFGAITSQTNSSYAPTFGYDGSYTDPLTGLQWHNDPTSGTTGRWYSTSAQRWMQPDPTGLAPDSNPNRYVGNDPMNETDPSGLAAAPISQAGNAAQIATYADDLGIARQRVSEAYQNAMYYSQNDWFDNARQREAANQALAVGNQMYGQIEALRQYLLTDPSTAAAVLPQRFGDSWQSILQSSGGFNAALTRNGHNILIDDYQRSGTVQQCWNPLETVFIMVAAPAIIAASAASAAATAASTPATEAATIAAPTVIDAGADVAANGGLMSLEGVTSQAYFGAGLSDGGEAVGGNGFNFAADTGAGEQAGLGAGVRSANPTPAAPSATDLLQLNKQLASAEQIGQGGTAMAGAGTNTPIRVANELAAQYGGQAADYAKMGSSSYTASDGVQFETHWYQNVQTGEQFEFKTKITAGAP from the coding sequence ATGGACAACTCCAGCGGCCAAAAGACAACCGAGGTCGATCTGACGTACGACATGTACGGCGACCTGATCGGCCGCACCGTCAAATCCTACAGCGGCGGCACACTGACGAGCACCACCGCCAGCGAGTCGGTATACGATCTCGCCACCGGCCAACTCGATCTGACGTTCAACGGCAGCGGAAGCTTGACCAACCGCTATCTCTATGGGCCGGTCGTCGATCAAGTGCTGGCCCAAGAAGATGTGAGTTCGGTTTCAACGCCGGGAACGACATTGTGGCTGGCCAGCGACAACCAGGGAAGCATCGACGATGTATGGGAATACGGCGTCGGCTTGGTGGACCAAATCAGCTACAGCGATTTCGGCGCGATCACATCGCAAACCAATTCGTCGTACGCCCCGACCTTCGGCTACGACGGCAGCTACACCGACCCATTGACCGGCCTGCAATGGCACAACGATCCCACCAGCGGCACCACCGGCCGCTGGTATTCGACAAGCGCCCAGCGCTGGATGCAACCCGACCCCACCGGCCTCGCCCCCGACTCGAACCCCAACCGCTACGTCGGCAACGACCCGATGAACGAGACCGATCCGAGCGGGCTAGCAGCCGCGCCGATCTCCCAGGCGGGCAACGCGGCGCAAATCGCAACCTACGCCGACGATCTTGGAATCGCTCGCCAGCGCGTAAGCGAGGCCTATCAAAACGCGATGTATTACAGCCAAAATGATTGGTTTGACAACGCACGGCAGCGCGAGGCGGCCAATCAAGCCCTTGCCGTAGGGAATCAAATGTACGGCCAAATCGAGGCGCTCCGTCAGTACCTTTTGACCGACCCTTCCACTGCGGCCGCGGTTCTCCCGCAACGGTTTGGCGACAGTTGGCAGTCGATCTTGCAGAGTTCGGGCGGCTTCAACGCCGCTCTGACCAGAAATGGGCATAATATACTTATCGACGACTATCAACGGTCTGGCACTGTCCAGCAATGTTGGAATCCGCTTGAAACAGTGTTCATAATGGTGGCTGCGCCCGCTATAATAGCCGCGTCCGCGGCTTCCGCGGCAGCTACGGCGGCGAGCACGCCGGCGACCGAGGCCGCAACGATCGCGGCCCCGACCGTTATTGACGCCGGTGCCGATGTCGCGGCGAACGGCGGACTCATGTCGCTGGAGGGCGTGACGAGCCAGGCCTATTTTGGGGCAGGGCTCAGCGACGGCGGCGAAGCTGTCGGCGGCAACGGATTTAATTTCGCCGCGGACACTGGCGCTGGCGAGCAAGCCGGCTTAGGCGCGGGTGTCCGTTCTGCGAACCCCACCCCTGCCGCTCCTTCGGCGACGGATCTGCTGCAATTAAATAAGCAACTCGCGAGTGCCGAGCAGATTGGACAAGGTGGTACGGCGATGGCAGGTGCCGGAACCAACACGCCGATTCGGGTTGCTAATGAGTTGGCGGCGCAGTATGGCGGCCAGGCCGCTGATTACGCCAAGATGGGAAGCTCATCCTATACAGCGTCGGACGGGGTACAATTTGAGACACACTGGTACCAGAATGTTCAGACAGGCGAGCAATTCGAGTTTAAGACGAAGATAACGGCGGGGGCACCATGA
- a CDS encoding ABC transporter permease — MELIRIENLFKTYHLGEVDVPVLKGISLTIKKGEMVALMGTSGSGKSTLMNILGLLDRPTSGGYWLNGQEVSRLSADRRATLRNRNIGFVFQSFNLLPRSSAIDQVRMPLVYAAKPWSNRDERRRAVSLLERVGLGTRLDHEPSQLSGGQQQRVAISRALVNHPPILLADEPTGNLDSRTSEEILQMFQRLNKEEGISVVLVTHDLNVARHADRIIYIRDGFLDSDALARLIEDDGPPRNGRFAPNGRMPRNGNHSGNRPAYPATDDEPGEGVPSQTESELDDSEADVLLAGAAAGASASSIARASSAVKDRAGERITIDDTALPARRESPAKAIAHALATVAPPVAILPAIVRSPAVRLLPRTLTTAASAIGRNKFRSVLTTLGIVMGIAAVIAMMEIGQGSATAIQRTISSMGANRLLVLPGSVNTGGVHQGSGSVVTLTPSDCNAIMTDCPSVICVAPFVHARTQVVNGNRNWVPGYIGGTTPQYLQTRNWTEMAEGGMFSDRDVAKAAAVCVLGKTVVKNLFGDESPVGKDIRIQGVAFRVLGVLSPKGANMFGQDQDDLVLAPWTTIKYRVSSIGAQVANQSAIASSAASGSNTDASTTISNTASEAYPNVGPNPNLYPSVAVNEAADTPQPVRFQNVDSIVVQAESAAAIPEAIDQITALLHDRHHISADESDDFNVRDLTEMTSAMARQSRLMGALLLSVAMISLMVGGVGIMNIMLVSVTERTREIGLRMAVGARPRDILRQFIAEAVILCLFGGMVGILVGRGASIVVRDVLNWPTEISLPAIVAAVVVSVTVGLVFGYYPAWKASRLDPIDALRYE, encoded by the coding sequence ATGGAACTCATCCGAATCGAAAATCTCTTCAAGACCTATCACCTCGGCGAAGTCGATGTGCCGGTGTTGAAGGGAATTTCGCTCACGATCAAAAAGGGAGAAATGGTCGCCCTGATGGGCACCTCGGGATCGGGCAAGTCGACGTTGATGAATATCCTCGGGCTGCTTGACCGGCCCACCTCCGGCGGCTATTGGCTCAACGGCCAGGAAGTCTCGCGGCTGTCGGCCGATCGGCGGGCCACGCTTCGCAATCGCAACATCGGCTTCGTCTTCCAAAGTTTCAACTTGTTGCCGCGCAGCTCGGCCATCGATCAGGTGCGGATGCCGCTGGTCTATGCCGCAAAGCCATGGTCGAACCGCGACGAACGCCGCCGGGCCGTTTCGCTACTCGAGCGCGTCGGCCTCGGCACCCGGCTCGACCATGAGCCATCGCAGCTTTCCGGCGGGCAGCAGCAGCGCGTGGCCATTTCCCGCGCCCTGGTGAACCATCCGCCGATTCTCTTGGCCGACGAGCCGACCGGTAATTTGGATTCCCGCACCAGCGAAGAAATCCTGCAGATGTTTCAGCGGCTGAATAAGGAGGAAGGGATCAGCGTCGTGCTGGTGACGCACGACCTCAACGTCGCCCGGCATGCCGATCGCATTATTTATATTCGCGACGGATTTCTCGACAGCGATGCCTTGGCCCGCCTGATCGAGGATGACGGCCCGCCGCGGAACGGGCGGTTTGCCCCGAATGGCCGAATGCCGCGCAATGGAAACCATTCGGGCAACCGCCCTGCCTACCCGGCGACCGACGATGAGCCTGGCGAAGGCGTGCCCAGCCAAACGGAAAGCGAACTCGACGACTCGGAGGCCGACGTCCTGCTGGCCGGCGCCGCGGCCGGCGCGTCGGCGAGCAGCATCGCCAGGGCCAGCAGCGCGGTGAAAGATCGTGCCGGCGAGCGAATCACGATCGATGACACTGCGCTTCCCGCCCGCCGCGAGTCGCCGGCAAAAGCAATCGCCCACGCGCTTGCGACCGTGGCCCCGCCGGTTGCCATACTGCCGGCGATCGTTCGCAGTCCGGCGGTTCGCCTGTTGCCACGTACGCTCACCACGGCCGCCTCGGCCATCGGCCGAAATAAGTTTCGCTCGGTGCTCACGACGCTCGGCATCGTGATGGGGATCGCCGCCGTGATCGCGATGATGGAGATCGGTCAAGGCTCGGCCACGGCCATTCAACGCACGATCTCGAGCATGGGGGCCAATCGCTTGCTGGTGTTGCCCGGCAGCGTGAACACCGGCGGCGTGCATCAAGGAAGCGGCAGCGTCGTGACACTGACGCCCTCCGATTGCAACGCGATCATGACCGATTGCCCGTCGGTGATCTGTGTGGCGCCGTTCGTGCATGCGCGGACGCAGGTCGTCAACGGCAATCGCAACTGGGTGCCTGGTTATATCGGCGGCACGACGCCGCAATATTTGCAGACGCGCAATTGGACGGAAATGGCGGAAGGGGGCATGTTCAGCGATCGCGACGTTGCCAAAGCGGCGGCCGTTTGCGTCCTGGGAAAAACCGTCGTCAAGAACCTGTTCGGCGACGAATCTCCGGTCGGCAAGGACATCCGAATCCAAGGCGTCGCGTTCCGTGTGCTGGGCGTGTTGAGCCCGAAGGGCGCCAACATGTTCGGTCAGGATCAGGACGACCTCGTGCTGGCTCCCTGGACGACGATCAAATACCGGGTCAGCTCGATCGGAGCGCAGGTGGCCAATCAGTCGGCGATTGCCTCGAGCGCCGCCAGCGGCAGCAACACCGATGCCTCGACCACGATCAGCAACACGGCCAGCGAGGCCTATCCCAATGTCGGGCCGAATCCCAATCTTTATCCGAGCGTTGCGGTCAATGAAGCGGCCGACACGCCGCAGCCGGTGCGTTTTCAAAACGTCGATTCGATCGTGGTGCAGGCCGAATCCGCTGCCGCGATCCCCGAGGCGATCGATCAGATCACCGCATTGCTGCACGATCGGCACCATATCAGCGCCGACGAATCCGACGACTTCAACGTCCGCGATCTGACCGAAATGACCAGCGCCATGGCCCGGCAGTCGCGCTTGATGGGGGCCCTGCTGTTGTCCGTGGCGATGATTTCTCTGATGGTCGGCGGCGTGGGAATCATGAACATCATGCTCGTTTCGGTGACGGAGCGAACTCGCGAGATCGGCTTGCGGATGGCCGTCGGCGCTCGGCCGCGAGACATCCTCCGGCAATTTATCGCCGAGGCCGTGATTCTGTGTCTCTTCGGCGGGATGGTGGGAATTCTGGTCGGGCGCGGGGCATCGATCGTAGTACGCGACGTACTGAATTGGCCGACCGAAATTTCACTGCCGGCGATCGTGGCGGCGGTGGTCGTGTCGGTGACGGTGGGGCTGGTGTTCGGCTACTACCCCGCCTGGAAAGCGTCGCGCCTCGACCCGATCGACGCGCTGCGATACGAGTAA
- a CDS encoding sulfatase-like hydrolase/transferase — protein sequence MARIGPTIWLVVVFALFLAKINAALGNPPAADQPRRRPNVVFIIADQWRAQAFGFAGDPNARTPALDQLANESVRLTTCVSTCPVCSPCRASIMTGRYATTHGVFLNDVCLSRNATSLAEAFRLAGYQTGFIGKWHLDGHGRTSFIPPERRQGFEFWRACECTHDYSHSAYFADTDQKLFWPGYDAAAQTGTAQNYIQAHRQQPFLLFLSWGPPHNPYNTAPAKYAVHFSAEQIRLRANVPPQAAATARRDLAGYYAHGAALDECVGRIVATLRETGLADDTILVFTSDHGDMLGSHAQQRKQRPWDEAVLVPFLVRWPQGLGHAGRTLSAPFGTPDIMPTLLGLCGIKIPTTVEGEDRSAWLRGESADEHRGALIECVTPFGEWTRNQGGREFRGLRTVGNTYVRTLDGPWLLYDDVRDPFQEQNLVGNPKYAPLQAELDAQLNDTLKLHKDAFRPGREYIQKWGYKTDASGTVPYGP from the coding sequence ATGGCTCGCATTGGTCCGACAATTTGGCTTGTCGTCGTTTTCGCGCTGTTTCTGGCAAAGATAAACGCCGCGCTTGGCAATCCGCCCGCTGCCGATCAGCCGCGGCGACGGCCGAATGTCGTTTTCATCATCGCCGATCAATGGCGGGCCCAGGCGTTCGGCTTCGCGGGAGATCCGAACGCACGAACGCCGGCACTCGATCAACTCGCGAATGAAAGCGTGAGGCTCACGACGTGCGTGTCCACATGCCCGGTTTGTTCCCCTTGCCGGGCGAGCATCATGACCGGGCGCTATGCGACGACGCACGGAGTGTTCTTGAACGACGTTTGCCTCAGTCGCAACGCGACATCGCTCGCCGAGGCCTTCAGGCTGGCCGGCTATCAAACAGGGTTCATCGGCAAATGGCATCTCGACGGCCATGGTCGAACGAGCTTTATTCCGCCCGAGCGGCGGCAAGGTTTTGAATTCTGGCGGGCCTGCGAGTGCACGCACGACTACAGCCATTCCGCCTATTTCGCCGACACCGATCAGAAACTGTTTTGGCCCGGCTACGATGCCGCCGCCCAGACCGGCACGGCCCAGAACTATATTCAGGCGCATCGGCAGCAGCCGTTTCTGCTGTTTCTTTCCTGGGGACCGCCGCACAATCCGTACAACACCGCGCCGGCGAAATACGCGGTGCATTTTTCCGCCGAGCAAATCCGCTTGCGGGCGAACGTTCCGCCCCAAGCAGCGGCAACGGCCCGACGCGACTTGGCCGGTTACTACGCCCACGGGGCGGCGCTCGATGAATGTGTCGGCCGGATCGTCGCCACGCTCCGCGAGACCGGTCTGGCCGACGACACGATTCTGGTTTTCACCTCCGACCATGGCGACATGTTGGGATCGCACGCGCAGCAGCGGAAGCAGCGCCCGTGGGACGAAGCGGTGCTGGTGCCGTTTCTGGTGCGTTGGCCGCAGGGACTGGGACACGCGGGCCGGACGCTATCGGCCCCCTTCGGCACTCCCGACATCATGCCGACATTGCTGGGCCTCTGCGGGATCAAGATTCCCACAACCGTGGAAGGGGAAGACCGCTCGGCATGGCTGCGCGGCGAATCGGCCGATGAGCATCGCGGCGCGTTGATCGAGTGCGTAACGCCGTTTGGCGAATGGACTCGCAATCAAGGGGGGCGAGAATTTCGCGGCTTGCGAACCGTCGGCAACACCTATGTTCGCACGCTGGATGGCCCCTGGCTGTTGTACGACGATGTTCGCGACCCGTTTCAGGAGCAAAATCTAGTCGGCAATCCGAAATATGCGCCCCTACAAGCCGAACTCGATGCGCAATTGAACGACACGCTCAAGCTTCATAAAGACGCCTTCCGCCCCGGCCGAGAATACATACAAAAGTGGGGCTACAAAACCGACGCGAGCGGCACGGTGCCGTATGGGCCCTAA
- a CDS encoding DUF309 domain-containing protein — translation MQWRNSQAYCFAVDLFNHGYYWESHEVWESLWHACGRRGTTADFFKALIKLAAAGVKAREGRPEGWKRHLGRADELLAQTHPQLGAGTARYFGLHLAELRAAVAEARKAGPPADAVADAAVQIVFDFQLRLG, via the coding sequence GTGCAATGGCGCAATTCGCAGGCATATTGCTTCGCCGTTGATCTGTTCAATCACGGCTATTACTGGGAGTCGCACGAAGTTTGGGAGTCGCTTTGGCATGCCTGCGGCCGCCGTGGCACAACGGCCGACTTTTTCAAGGCGCTGATCAAGCTTGCCGCCGCAGGGGTAAAGGCCCGCGAAGGCCGCCCCGAAGGCTGGAAACGCCATCTCGGACGAGCCGATGAGCTTTTAGCCCAAACGCATCCGCAACTCGGAGCCGGCACCGCGCGATATTTCGGCCTCCATCTGGCCGAACTGCGCGCCGCGGTGGCCGAAGCCCGAAAGGCCGGCCCGCCCGCTGACGCCGTGGCCGATGCAGCCGTGCAAATCGTGTTTGACTTCCAGTTGCGTCTGGGATGA
- a CDS encoding HU family DNA-binding protein: MTKKEIVKTISEEIGLTQLKTKEIVQKTFDAIVETLVEEGRIELRNFGVFEVKQRAARKARNPRTGAKVSVPEKFVVTFKPGKEMEERVRELERQAAVRNASDSNGLPLAAPQTQDTLQRPAPAPASTPSPFTSTHRPVG, translated from the coding sequence GTGACCAAGAAAGAAATCGTCAAAACGATATCGGAAGAGATCGGGCTCACACAGCTCAAGACGAAGGAAATTGTCCAGAAGACATTTGATGCCATCGTGGAAACGCTGGTGGAAGAGGGTCGGATCGAATTGCGGAACTTCGGCGTCTTCGAGGTAAAACAGCGTGCTGCTCGCAAGGCTCGCAACCCACGGACCGGGGCGAAAGTGAGCGTTCCCGAAAAATTCGTGGTCACGTTCAAGCCGGGCAAGGAAATGGAAGAGCGCGTCCGCGAGTTGGAGCGCCAAGCGGCAGTTCGAAACGCCAGCGACTCAAACGGTTTACCGCTAGCCGCACCGCAAACTCAAGACACCCTGCAACGCCCGGCCCCGGCGCCAGCAAGCACCCCGTCCCCATTCACATCCACGCATCGGCCTGTTGGTTGA
- a CDS encoding YkgJ family cysteine cluster protein: MNDSPWFKDGLRFKCTQCGNCCTGAPGYVWVNKSEIAALAARFGLEMDAFEEKYVRDVGVRKSLVEFANGDCVFFDNQTRRCTVYEDRPRQCRTWPFWDSNIRTPQAWKETCEVCPGSGKGNLVPLEKVLEQAAVFRL; encoded by the coding sequence ATGAACGATAGTCCCTGGTTCAAAGACGGTTTGCGGTTCAAATGCACCCAATGCGGCAATTGCTGCACCGGCGCGCCGGGATATGTGTGGGTAAACAAGAGCGAGATCGCGGCCCTTGCGGCCCGGTTCGGCCTCGAAATGGATGCATTCGAGGAAAAGTACGTTCGGGATGTGGGCGTGCGCAAAAGTCTCGTCGAGTTTGCCAATGGCGATTGCGTGTTCTTCGACAATCAGACCCGGCGTTGCACGGTGTATGAAGACCGCCCGCGTCAGTGTCGCACTTGGCCGTTTTGGGATTCGAACATCCGCACTCCGCAGGCATGGAAAGAGACCTGTGAGGTGTGCCCCGGCAGCGGCAAGGGAAACCTCGTGCCGTTGGAAAAGGTGCTCGAGCAGGCGGCCGTGTTTCGTCTTTGA
- a CDS encoding aminotransferase class V-fold PLP-dependent enzyme: protein MPPRRLYFDNAATSWPKPESVYRAVDRFQREVGAAAGRGAYAASLEADRIVAAARRHMARLLGSESSRQIVFANSGTDSLNLALHGWLRPGDHVVTTAAEHNSVLRPLGELAVRRQIGVTRVACDSAGLVDPDDIRRALRPATRLVAIVHASNVTGAIQPAEEIGQVVRSHGAAFLIDAAQTIGHLPISVNSLNADFLAAPAHKGLLGPLGTGLLYIRAGRESELLSFRQGGTGTRSQDDRQPDSLPDKYEAGNLNMPGLAGLAAAVEFLEQEGVAAIAAREAALADRLQAGLQEIIGVTVYGPADSSRRVGVASINIRGYDPQEAATLLDCSFGIQVRGGLHCAPAMHERLGTLATGGTVRFSLGAFNSESDVDAAIAGVATLARNAID, encoded by the coding sequence ATGCCGCCGCGACGTTTGTATTTCGATAATGCCGCCACGAGTTGGCCGAAGCCGGAATCGGTTTACCGGGCTGTGGATCGGTTTCAGCGCGAGGTCGGCGCGGCGGCCGGGCGCGGGGCTTACGCGGCAAGCTTGGAAGCGGATCGGATCGTGGCGGCCGCTCGCCGGCATATGGCCCGGCTGCTTGGGTCCGAGAGCTCGCGGCAGATCGTGTTTGCCAATAGCGGGACCGACAGCCTCAATCTGGCCCTGCACGGTTGGCTCCGGCCGGGAGATCATGTCGTCACAACCGCGGCGGAGCATAACTCGGTGCTCCGGCCGCTCGGCGAATTGGCCGTGCGGCGGCAAATCGGCGTGACGCGAGTCGCCTGCGATTCGGCCGGCTTGGTGGATCCCGATGATATTCGGCGAGCGTTGCGTCCGGCGACACGGTTGGTCGCGATCGTGCATGCGTCGAATGTCACCGGAGCGATCCAGCCGGCTGAGGAAATCGGGCAGGTCGTTCGATCGCACGGGGCAGCGTTTTTGATCGATGCCGCTCAAACCATCGGCCATCTGCCGATTTCCGTGAATAGCCTGAACGCCGATTTTCTCGCGGCCCCGGCGCACAAGGGCCTACTCGGCCCGCTCGGCACCGGTCTGCTCTACATCCGCGCGGGCCGGGAGAGCGAATTGCTAAGTTTTCGCCAAGGTGGCACCGGCACACGCAGCCAAGACGACCGCCAGCCCGATTCGCTTCCCGACAAATACGAAGCCGGCAATCTGAACATGCCGGGCCTTGCGGGGCTCGCCGCCGCCGTCGAATTCTTGGAGCAAGAAGGCGTTGCGGCGATCGCAGCCCGAGAAGCAGCGTTAGCCGATCGACTGCAGGCCGGCTTGCAGGAAATTATCGGCGTTACCGTGTATGGCCCAGCAGACTCATCGCGGCGTGTGGGCGTTGCCAGCATCAATATCCGCGGATACGATCCACAAGAAGCGGCTACGTTGCTCGATTGCTCATTCGGGATTCAAGTCCGCGGCGGCCTGCATTGCGCCCCGGCGATGCACGAGCGATTGGGCACCCTGGCCACCGGGGGCACCGTGCGGTTCAGCCTCGGGGCCTTCAATAGCGAATCCGATGTGGATGCGGCAATCGCGGGCGTGGCCACGCTTGCCCGAAACGCGATAGATTAG
- the moaA gene encoding GTP 3',8-cyclase MoaA: protein MPLVDSFGRIHTNLRISVTDRCNLRCFYCMPTEVVQFKPRDELLSYEEIERFVRVVAGLGVNKIRLTGGEPLVRANIASLVRRLAAVDGIVDLALTTNGLLLPELAAELRAAGLHRLNISLDALDEDSFRRIARRKGLDRVLAGVAAAKEAGFRRIRLNAVSIRGLTEKQIIPLARFARQHGLELRFIEFMPLDADGVWQKDQVLSGDHVRAILSREVGELEPILAEDPSQPATDFQYQDGAGRVGFINPVTHSFCGKCNRLRLTAEGQIRNCLFSTTEWDARALLRGGGSDEQLAELIESAIGAKRAGHGIDTADFVKPQRAMYQIGG from the coding sequence ATGCCTCTCGTCGATAGCTTTGGCCGGATTCACACAAATCTACGGATCAGCGTTACCGATCGCTGCAATCTCCGCTGCTTCTATTGCATGCCCACCGAGGTCGTGCAGTTCAAGCCACGCGACGAATTGCTCAGCTACGAGGAAATCGAGCGATTCGTGAGGGTCGTGGCCGGGCTGGGAGTGAATAAGATTCGTCTAACGGGCGGCGAACCGCTCGTGCGAGCCAACATTGCCTCGCTCGTCCGCCGCCTGGCTGCCGTGGATGGCATCGTCGATCTCGCGCTCACGACCAATGGCCTGCTGCTGCCCGAACTCGCCGCCGAGCTTCGCGCCGCCGGACTGCACCGGTTGAACATTAGCCTTGATGCTCTCGACGAGGATTCCTTCCGCCGGATCGCCCGGCGCAAGGGGTTGGATCGCGTGCTAGCGGGCGTTGCCGCGGCAAAGGAGGCGGGATTCCGCCGCATCCGGTTGAATGCCGTGTCGATTCGCGGCCTGACCGAGAAGCAGATCATTCCCTTGGCCCGATTCGCCCGGCAGCACGGTCTCGAATTACGCTTCATCGAGTTCATGCCGCTCGACGCCGACGGCGTTTGGCAAAAAGATCAGGTGCTATCGGGCGACCACGTTCGCGCGATTCTCTCCCGCGAGGTCGGCGAGTTGGAACCAATCTTGGCCGAAGATCCAAGCCAGCCCGCCACCGATTTTCAATATCAAGACGGCGCCGGCCGTGTGGGATTCATCAATCCGGTGACGCATTCGTTCTGCGGCAAGTGCAATCGGCTGCGCCTGACCGCCGAAGGCCAAATCCGCAATTGCCTCTTCTCGACAACCGAATGGGATGCGCGAGCGTTGCTGCGCGGCGGCGGCAGCGACGAACAGCTTGCCGAACTGATCGAGTCGGCGATCGGCGCCAAGCGAGCCGGCCACGGCATCGACACGGCCGATTTCGTCAAACCGCAGCGGGCGATGTACCAAATCGGCGGGTAA